Below is a genomic region from Raphanus sativus cultivar WK10039 unplaced genomic scaffold, ASM80110v3 Scaffold3087, whole genome shotgun sequence.
TATATTGAACTGTGATCCAAAAAATTTCTGGTTTAGTTTTCATTccagttttaaaaattaaaaacactgAGTAAAATTGAACATTCGTTTTTTtaggtttttcggttttgagaGGGTATCACTAAATATATTGTGGTTTGGTTTGAAATTCAGATtatttggtttgggttttagTTCTGTTTTGTATTcctaattaaaccaaaatcgTTTTATATCTCGGTTTATTCGGTGGAACACAAATTATTCTGATAAAATTTGGCATAGTTCCCTTAATTTCGGTTTATTTATTCAGTTTTGTTTGGTTGGTATTTGACGAACTGATCAGTTTTTGTGTACTGAACAGAATGTATTGAATTTTAGCTAAACCAAATGCGAAATTGGAAACTAAAAATTCTCAGTTTGATCGGTTCAGTTTATTTTGGTTTGAACCAAATGCCCAACTCGTAGTTGAAGTGTCTATCCTGACCTGCAAATGCAGCCTGAGAGCTAGTCAATTTGGTACTAAAAAATATTGGTGAAACCGATTATTTGTACAAGACTCTGTACAACACTGGGACGCAAAAAGAGATTACAATTTCACCTCATAGCCGTTCTCTGAATCTATCTATAACCTTCCAGTTATATCCTTCTTTAGTCTTCAGCTCCTCGGCTAATTTCTCTGATATCGCAAAGCCTTTGTGGTGCAACATTACAGGCTTCTTGTCTTGTGAGTGTCTACGACTACGACACGTACTCTTGTTTACAAGTTTCACTTCTGGAGTTGGAGTTCTGTGCTTTTGATCGTCACATCTGGATTTGAGTGCTTGAATGGCAATATCTGGAGGGATCTTAGGGTTTCTGGCGAGCTGTCTGCAGGTCTCCAGTGTCAGTTTCTTGTAATTGAGACATCGACATATCTTTGTTCGATCTTCTGGTGTTAGATTAGGATGAGACTGTACAACAAAACATTAGAAAGAACTTATTATATAATGTCACCCCACAAATGTATTTCTTTAAAGGattttattttgatgtaaatAATATTGTAAGTCGCTAggaaaaatgatcaaatataaaactgaaatatcatttgtttctttaaatttcatatttggTTTAATAAAATGGAAATTATCTgttactaatataaaaataaatatgaaaatacttGTTAGTTTTTCAAGTGGCAATATCTGATATTTGATAGTACTATACCCAAAAAGAACTatagttttgagtttttagtATATTGTTATTAATagtattgttttaaaaaatagtaaaaggACCAGACAGACAAGAATACAGAAGAAACTTGTATCCTTGTGAGGTAATCTGACAGGAAACCCCACGGCAGCAACAAGACAGTGAAGAAACTGAAGATGACTCCAagtcttaaatataaaatatactctCAGAGTATAAATGGTATACACATCATCACAATATGATGACTAAGAGAATAGTTTAGCTCTGTTTGAATCTCTTGATGAatacaagaaaccaaaaatCTACTTAATAGAAAAAATGTATTGAAAATCTATCTGTCACTTGTCATCTTCTGTATGAccaatacaaattttaaagaaaaaacaacttaTTCCCTCTTTATTtgtctcacttttttttttgtaaaaaatttaTTTGTCTCACTTgtattaaaaaattttaaattttttgcaCCATCAATTGGTTGGTGAAAAGATGCAAGAAAAATGTTGTAtcaagtaaaaagaaaattcaagaaaataagTACTGACCTGTAGATAGATGTCAATGGCTCTGTAAACTCCATCAAAGCAACCTCTAGCAGAATCTGGCAAACTCTCTGCAACGCCAAGGAACTTGGATACTTTCAAATTCTGATCTGGAGATATCTCTCTTAAATACTTATCAATCAATCTCCCAACTTCTTTCatctttgattcttcttcttcttcttctctgttcctCACAAACACTTTTAGCAATCTTATCACAAGATCCACATTGTAGAACCCACTCTCTCTGCTTCCTCCAGCTGCAGGTATCAGAAGATCATCAAGTGTTGCTTGATCCAACATTTCTCCAATTAGGGTTTCTAAACCGGTCTTTGACTCTCTACTTAGACTAAAACTGGATAAAACCCGAAGAACCCAAAAGAGTTTCCTGCAAGAAAACGCGGTTTTACCAGCCAAAACCACTCCTGTAACCGCTGTATCAGCTAAATCAGAGTACTCAAGCTTGTTCCTCATAAGCTCTATATTTCTTGATTTGGTTTGGAGTCTTGTCTTGAGATAATGGAGAAGAAACTTAGTCAGGACCAAGCTTTTCACGTTGGTTTTGTAAGCTCCAATGATCCTTATTAGCTTCAAGATGATCACTGGGGAGAGACTTGACATATCGTCGAACCACCACTCGTTGCTTCTTCCGCAAGAAACATTCTGAGAAGCTAACCTTTTGTCTGATTCAGGCGTGTTCTTAGCCGAAGAaggcgaagaagaagacagtgaagaggaagagaacgCTTCTGAGCTCCGAGAGATTTTGGTCAAAGCTGAGAAAATGAGTTTATCGACGAGACCATACGAATCTGCGTGGAGGAACACTTGCTCGCAGCTCTTGAGGCTTAAAACGATGTCGTTCCAAGAACCGTAGAACACTTCTTCGAGAAAAGACTCTGTCTGAAGCAAGAGGTTAGAGAAACAGAGCTTTTCCGTCATGCCTAGAAAAACAGAGCAGCAGTACAGAGTCGAGACGTTTGAGACATCGATTGAGATTCCTCCGTTGCTGTAACAGAACCTTGAAACCAGCTCAAACCCATCTGATCCACCTGGAAACCCATCGATCTCGATAGTGATGATCTCTGGAGATTTACTcttcttgtttctcttcttcttgctctgtTTTATCATCTTCCTCAAGCTTCCAGAGTACTTTGAGATCACATCCTAAAACAGAGCATACAGTAGAAATAAGAAACAGAGCATAATCAAGATTCGGTTTTTTAAGGTTTGGT
It encodes:
- the LOC108819060 gene encoding BTB/POZ domain-containing protein At1g50280 gives rise to the protein MSLFYDLQICINGDHTFFLNQDVISKYSGSLRKMIKQSKKKRNKKSKSPEIITIEIDGFPGGSDGFELVSRFCYSNGGISIDVSNVSTLYCCSVFLGMTEKLCFSNLLLQTESFLEEVFYGSWNDIVLSLKSCEQVFLHADSYGLVDKLIFSALTKISRSSEAFSSSSLSSSSPSSAKNTPESDKRLASQNVSCGRSNEWWFDDMSSLSPVIILKLIRIIGAYKTNVKSLVLTKFLLHYLKTRLQTKSRNIELMRNKLEYSDLADTAVTGVVLAGKTAFSCRKLFWVLRVLSSFSLSRESKTGLETLIGEMLDQATLDDLLIPAAGGSRESGFYNVDLVIRLLKVFVRNREEEEEESKMKEVGRLIDKYLREISPDQNLKVSKFLGVAESLPDSARGCFDGVYRAIDIYLQSHPNLTPEDRTKICRCLNYKKLTLETCRQLARNPKIPPDIAIQALKSRCDDQKHRTPTPEVKLVNKSTCRSRRHSQDKKPVMLHHKGFAISEKLAEELKTKEGYNWKVIDRFRERL